One segment of Panicum virgatum strain AP13 chromosome 1K, P.virgatum_v5, whole genome shotgun sequence DNA contains the following:
- the LOC120708997 gene encoding ammonium transporter 1 member 2, with protein sequence MATCAASLAPLLGPAAANATDYLCNRFADTTSAVDSTYLLFSAYLVFAMQLGFAMLCAGSVRAKNTMNIMLTNVLDAAAGALFYYLFGFAFAYGTPSNGFIGKQFFGLKRLPQVGFDYDFFLFQWAFAIAAAGITSGSIAERTQFVAYLIYSAFLTGFVYPVVSHWVWSADGWASASRTSGKLLFGSGIIDFAGSSVVHMVGGIAGLWGALIEGPRIGRFDHAGRSVALRGHSASLVVLGTFLLWFGWFGFNPGSFLTILKSYGPAGSIRGQWSAVGRTAVTTTLAGSTAALTTLFGKRLQTGHWNVLDVCNGLLGGFAAITAGCSVVDPWAAIICGFVSAWVLIGLNALAARLRFDDPLEAAQLHGGCGAWGVIFTGLFARREYVEQIYGGAPGRPYGIFMGGGGRLLAANVVMVLVIAAWVSATMAPLFLALNKMGLLRVSAEDEMAGMDQTRHGGFAYAYHDDEDPSGRPKGLQTSQIANAPSGEF encoded by the coding sequence ATGGCGACGTGCGCCGCGAGCCTCGCGCCGCTGctgggcccggcggcggcgaacgcgACGGACTACCTGTGCAACCGGTTCGCGGACACCACGTCGGCGGTGGACTCGACGTACCTGCTCTTCTCGGCGTACCTCGTGTTCGCCATGCAGCTGGGGTTCGCCATGCTCTGCGCGGGCTCCGTCCGCGCCAAGAACACCATGAACATCATGCTCACCAAcgtgctcgacgccgccgccggcgctctctTCTACTACCTCTTCGGCTTCGCCTTCGCGTACGGGACGCCGTCCAACGGCTTCATCGGCAAGCAGTTCTTCGGCCTCAAGCGGCTGCCCCAGGTCGGCTTCGACTACGActtcttcctcttccagtgggccttcgccatcgccgccgccgggatcaCGTCGGGCTCCATCGCCGAGCGGACCCAGTTCGTGGCGTACCTCATTTACTCCGCCTTCCTCACCGGCTTCGTGTACCCGGTGGTCTCCCACTGGGTCTGGTCCGCCGACGGGTGGGCCTCGGCGTCCCGGACGTCGGGGAAGCTGCTCTTCGGCTCCGGCATCATCGACTTCGCCGGGTCCAGCGTCGTCCACATGGTCGGCGGCATCGCCGGCCTCTGGGGCGCGCTCATCGAGGGCCCCCGCATCGGCCGGTTCGACCACGCCGGCCGCTCGGTGGCGCTGCGCGGGCACAGCGCGTCGCTCGTCGTGCTCGGCACCTTCCTGCTGTGGTTCGGGTGGTTCGGCTTCAACCCGGGGTCGTTCCTCACCATCCTCAAGAGCTACGGCCCCGCCGGCAGCATCCGCGGCCAGTGGTCCGCCGTGGGCCGCACCGCCGTGACCACCACCCTCGCcggcagcacggcggcgctcACGACGCTCTTCGGGAAGCGGCTCCAGACGGGCCACTGGAACGTGCTCGACGTCTGCAACGGCCTCCTGGGCGGCTTCGCCGCGATCACCGCCGGCTGCTCGGTCGTGGACCCCTGGGCGGCCATCATCTGCGGGTTCGTGTCGGCGTGGGTGCTCATCGGGCTCAACGCGCTGGCGGCGAGGCTCCGGTTCGACGACCCGCTGGAGGCGGCGCAGCTCCACGGCGGGTGCGGCGCGTGGGGGGTCATCTTCACGGGGCTGTTCGCGCGCCGGGAGTACGTGGAGCAGATCtacggcggcgcgccggggcggCCGTACGGGATCttcatgggcggcggcgggcggctgctGGCGGCGAACGTGGTGATGGTCCTGGTGATCGCGGCGTGGGTGAGCGCCACCATGGCCCCGCTGTTCCTGGCGCTCAACAAGATGGGCCTGCTCCGCGTCTCCGCCGAGGACGAGATGGCCGGCATGGACCAGACGCGGCACGGCGGGTTCGCGTACGCGTACCACGACGACGAGGACCCCAGCGGCAGGCCCAAGGGGTTGCAGACCTCGCAGATCGCCAACGCGCCCAGCGGCGAGTTCTAG